ACGACATCCCGTCGGCGGATTTCGTGGTCGGGAACCCTCCATACGTGCGCCTGGAGGAGGTGCCGAAGCATCTGGTTGGCGAGTATCGGGCGCGTTGGAAGACGATGGGCGGCCGCGCGGACCTATACGTAGGGTTCTACGAGCGTGGCCTCCAACTGTTGAACGACGACGGGGTGTTGGCGTTCATCTGCGCCGATCGCTGGATGCGCAACTCCTATGGCACCGGGCTGCGCAGCATGATCACGGACGGGCCATGGGCAGTCGACACGATCGTTCGCCTGCACGACGTGGACTGTTTCGAGGAGGAGGTGGCTGCCTACCCGGCCATCACGGTTCTGCGGCGTCGCCCACAGAAGGAAGGCACGGTGATCGACGCCAACGGCACCTTCACCGCCGACCATGTGCCGGCCGTGGCTGCTGTCCGCAACGGCGGCGATCCCGATGGGCCGTTCACAGTCGCGACTGTGGAGGGGTGGTTCGGAGCAGATGTCTGGCCCGAGGGAACGCCAGCTGAGCTGGCACAGCTCGCCGACCACGAGAATAGGTTGGAACCACTCGAGGATGTGCTGCGGCAGACCCGCGTCGGGATCGGGGTCGCGACGGGAGCCGACGACATCTACATCACCTCGGAGCCGGACCTGGCGGAGGCCGACCGAATGCTTCCCCTCGTGATGGCTCGCCACATTGCGGATGGTCAGCTCACCTGGGAGCCGACCTATTTAGCCAACCCATGGAACGGTGACGGCCTCGTCAGACTCGCCGACTACCCCAGGCTGGCGGCCCACTTCGAGCAGCACCGTGATCAGCTCGCCGGCCGTCACACCGCGAAGAAGACCCCGGACCGATGGCACAAGACCATCGACCGGGTTCACGGCTGGCTCACGGACATGCCGAAGATCCTGCTCGCGGACATGAAGGCCCGGATGACGCCTGTCGTCGAGCCAGGCGGGCTGTACCCGCACCACAATCTCTACTGGATCACCTCGACACGGTGGGACCTGGACGTATTGGCCGGGCTGCTGCTGTCCGACCAGGCCGAGTTGTTCGTGCGTGCCTACTGCGTGAAGATGCGAGGCGGGACATTGCGGATGCAGGCGCAGTACCTGCGCAAGATTCGCCTCCCGGATCCGAGGTCGATCACCGACGAGGAGGCTGACGGACTAAGGGAGGCGTACGCCCGGCGCGACCGTGACCTCGCAACCTCGATCGCCAGTACCCTGTATGCCCGTTGACATCCCGGACTACGAACCACTCATGAGGGAAGCCGTCGCAGCGTTTTGGGGGATCCGGGATCGGCAGGCCACCGAACAGGCTTTGCGAGGCGTCGAGGACGCGGGCACCCGTGGACCGTGACCGGGGGGCAACACCTGGGCCCAATAGAGGCGCTCATCTGGCGAGTGCTCACTGACGCAGGTGTGAACGAGTCCGACATCCACAACGGACGGTCGGCCAAGCTGCCGGGGTGGTTTCGCGAGTTCAAGAACTGGGACGTCGTCGTGCTCGAAGGCGACACCCTCGTCGCTGTGATCGAACTCAAGTCTCAGGTGGGGAGCTTCGGGAAC
This sequence is a window from Egibacteraceae bacterium. Protein-coding genes within it:
- a CDS encoding Eco57I restriction-modification methylase domain-containing protein; protein product: DIPSADFVVGNPPYVRLEEVPKHLVGEYRARWKTMGGRADLYVGFYERGLQLLNDDGVLAFICADRWMRNSYGTGLRSMITDGPWAVDTIVRLHDVDCFEEEVAAYPAITVLRRRPQKEGTVIDANGTFTADHVPAVAAVRNGGDPDGPFTVATVEGWFGADVWPEGTPAELAQLADHENRLEPLEDVLRQTRVGIGVATGADDIYITSEPDLAEADRMLPLVMARHIADGQLTWEPTYLANPWNGDGLVRLADYPRLAAHFEQHRDQLAGRHTAKKTPDRWHKTIDRVHGWLTDMPKILLADMKARMTPVVEPGGLYPHHNLYWITSTRWDLDVLAGLLLSDQAELFVRAYCVKMRGGTLRMQAQYLRKIRLPDPRSITDEEADGLREAYARRDRDLATSIASTLYAR